The Streptomyces sp. Je 1-332 genome has a window encoding:
- a CDS encoding excinuclease ABC subunit UvrA: MSPAKRKTAQSPALHAADSHDLIRVHGARVNNLKDVSIEIPKRRLTVFTGVSGSGKSSLVFSTIAAESQRMINETYSAFVQGFMPTPARPEVDVLDGLTTAIIVDQQRMGADPRSTVGTATDANAMLRILFSRLGKPQIGPPSAYSFNTASVRASGGITVERGGDKTKTVKATFNRTGGMCTRCEGRGSVSDIDLTQLYDDSKSLSEGAFTIPGWKSDSQWTVQVYAQSGLVDPDKPIRKYTKKELRDFLYGEPMKVKVNGVNLTYEGLIPKIQKSFLSKDKEGMQPHIRAFVERAVTFTTCPECDGTRLSEGARSSKIKKISIADACAMEIRDLAEWVRGLKEPSVAPLLTALQQTLDSFVEIGLGYLALDRPAGTLSGGEAQRVKMIRHLGSSLTDVTYVFDEPTIGLHPHDIERMNKLLLRLRDKGNTVLVVEHKPEAIAIADHVVDLGPGAGTAGGAVCFEGTVDGLRGSDTVTGRHLDDRAALKETVRKPSGTLEIRDATRHNLQGVDVDVPLGVLCVVTGVAGSGKSSLIHGSIPASEGVISVDQAPIKGSRRSNPATYTGLLEPIRKAFAKANDVKPALFSANSEGACPTCNGAGVIYTDLGIMASVETLCEDCEGKRFQPAVLEYTFGGRDISEVLAMSVAEAEEFFGEGEARTPAAHKILERLADVGLGYLSLGQPLTTLSGGERQRLKLATHMADKGGVYILDEPTTGLHLADVEQLLGLLDRLVDSGKSVIVIEHHQAVMSHADWIIDLGPGAGHDGGKIVFEGTPADLVADRSTLTGEHLAAYVG; this comes from the coding sequence ATGAGCCCGGCCAAGAGAAAGACCGCGCAGTCGCCTGCGCTCCACGCCGCCGACAGTCACGACTTGATCCGTGTGCACGGCGCGCGCGTGAACAATCTCAAGGACGTCAGCATCGAGATCCCCAAGCGGCGCCTCACGGTGTTCACCGGAGTCTCGGGCTCGGGCAAGAGTTCGCTGGTGTTCAGCACGATCGCCGCCGAGTCGCAGCGGATGATCAACGAGACGTACAGCGCCTTCGTGCAGGGCTTCATGCCGACGCCGGCCCGCCCCGAAGTCGACGTACTCGACGGTCTGACGACGGCGATCATCGTCGACCAGCAGCGGATGGGCGCCGACCCGCGCTCCACCGTGGGCACCGCCACCGACGCCAACGCGATGCTGCGCATCCTGTTCAGCCGGCTCGGCAAGCCACAGATCGGCCCGCCCAGCGCCTACTCCTTCAACACCGCGTCGGTACGGGCGAGCGGCGGGATCACCGTCGAGCGCGGGGGCGACAAGACCAAGACCGTGAAGGCCACCTTCAACCGCACCGGCGGCATGTGCACGCGCTGCGAGGGCCGGGGCTCGGTCTCCGACATCGATCTCACCCAGCTCTACGACGACTCCAAGTCGCTCTCCGAGGGCGCGTTCACCATCCCCGGCTGGAAGTCGGACAGTCAGTGGACCGTGCAGGTCTACGCGCAGTCGGGCCTCGTCGACCCGGACAAGCCGATCCGCAAGTACACCAAGAAGGAACTGCGGGACTTCCTCTACGGGGAGCCCATGAAGGTCAAGGTCAACGGCGTCAACCTCACCTACGAGGGGCTGATCCCCAAGATCCAGAAGTCGTTCCTCTCCAAGGACAAGGAGGGGATGCAGCCGCACATCCGGGCCTTCGTGGAGCGCGCGGTCACCTTCACCACCTGCCCCGAGTGCGACGGCACCCGTCTCAGCGAGGGGGCCCGGTCCTCGAAGATCAAGAAGATCAGCATCGCCGACGCCTGTGCGATGGAGATCCGCGACCTGGCCGAGTGGGTCCGCGGCCTCAAGGAGCCCTCGGTCGCTCCGCTGCTCACGGCGTTGCAGCAGACCCTCGACTCGTTCGTGGAGATCGGCCTCGGCTACCTCGCACTCGACCGCCCCGCGGGCACGCTGTCCGGTGGCGAGGCACAGCGCGTCAAGATGATCCGGCACCTGGGCTCCTCGCTCACCGACGTCACGTACGTCTTCGACGAGCCCACCATCGGCCTGCACCCGCATGACATCGAGCGGATGAACAAGCTGCTCCTTCGCCTGCGGGACAAGGGCAACACGGTCCTCGTCGTCGAGCACAAGCCCGAGGCCATCGCGATCGCCGACCATGTCGTCGACCTCGGCCCCGGGGCCGGTACGGCGGGCGGAGCGGTCTGCTTCGAGGGCACCGTCGACGGACTGCGGGGCAGCGACACCGTCACCGGGCGCCACCTCGACGACCGTGCCGCGCTCAAGGAGACGGTGCGGAAGCCCTCCGGCACGCTGGAGATCCGCGACGCCACCCGCCACAACCTCCAGGGCGTCGACGTCGACGTCCCGCTGGGGGTGCTGTGCGTCGTCACCGGCGTCGCGGGCTCCGGCAAGAGCTCACTGATCCACGGCTCGATCCCCGCGTCCGAGGGTGTGATCTCGGTCGACCAGGCGCCGATCAAGGGCTCGCGGCGCAGTAACCCGGCCACGTACACCGGACTGCTCGAACCGATCCGCAAGGCGTTCGCCAAGGCCAACGACGTGAAGCCGGCGTTGTTCAGCGCCAACTCCGAGGGTGCCTGCCCCACGTGCAACGGCGCGGGCGTCATCTACACCGACCTCGGGATCATGGCCAGTGTCGAGACCCTCTGTGAGGACTGCGAGGGGAAGCGGTTCCAGCCCGCGGTGCTCGAATACACCTTCGGTGGCCGGGACATCAGCGAGGTACTCGCGATGTCGGTGGCCGAGGCGGAGGAGTTCTTCGGCGAGGGCGAGGCCCGTACGCCCGCCGCGCACAAGATCCTCGAACGCCTCGCCGACGTGGGGCTCGGCTACCTCAGCCTCGGGCAGCCGCTCACCACGCTCTCCGGCGGCGAGCGGCAGCGGCTCAAGCTGGCCACCCACATGGCGGACAAGGGCGGCGTCTACATCCTCGACGAACCGACCACGGGCCTGCACCTCGCGGACGTCGAGCAACTGCTCGGCCTGCTGGATCGCCTCGTCGACTCCGGCAAGTCGGTCATCGTCATCGAGCACCACCAGGCGGTCATGTCGCACGCCGACTGGATCATCGACCTCGGCCCCGGCGCCGGACACGACGGCGGCAAGATCGTCTTCGAGGGCACGCCGGCGGATCTCGTCGCCGACCGCTCCACGCTCACCGGCGAACATCTCGCGGCGTATGTCGGCTGA